A stretch of Xenopus laevis strain J_2021 chromosome 8S, Xenopus_laevis_v10.1, whole genome shotgun sequence DNA encodes these proteins:
- the emd.S gene encoding emerin S homeolog isoform X1 translates to MENYKHMTDDELIETLQKCNITHGPIVGTTRTLYEKKLYEYERSKTRNPYPLGSYESKTHYRNRANEEDLADENYYEEKTVTRTYQYPQARPRTTFDRLEREPLYKENTYQPISQMRHLGATQRVEPRRPIRVKQNEEKPCKRYFPAWLQILLLLLFVGFLAAVYFLQEPDVNPSRLESN, encoded by the exons ATGGAAAATTATAAACACATGACTGACGATGAACTTATTGAAACCCTGCAGAAATGCAACATCACACATGGTCCTATTGTCG GTACTACTCGGACTTTATATGAGAAGAAACTTTATGAATATGAACGCAGCAAGACTAGGAATCCGTATCCTCTAG GTTCCTACGAGAGCAAAACACACTACAGAAACAGAGCGAATGAAGAGGACTTGG cgGATGAGAATTATTACGAAGAGAAAACAGTTACCAGAACCTACCAGTATCCCCAAGCACGACCACGA ACCACCTTTGATCGGCTTGAACGAGA ACCACTCTATAAAGAAAACACGTACCAGCCCATATCCCAGATGCGCCATCTGGGGGCAACACAGAGGGTAGAGCCTCGCAGGCCAATCCGTGTGAAGCAAAATGAAGAGAAACCCTGTAAGAGATACTTCCCAGCGTGGTTGCAGATTCTCTTACTTCTCCTGTTCGTTGGTTTCCTGGCCGCTGTTTACTTCCTGCAGGAGCCTGACGTCAATCCATCCAGGCTGGAAAGTAACTAA